One segment of Anopheles stephensi strain Indian chromosome 3, UCI_ANSTEP_V1.0, whole genome shotgun sequence DNA contains the following:
- the LOC118513799 gene encoding putative neutral sphingomyelinase isoform X1 produces MAMELSILTLNIWGIPYVSKDREVRVKAIGDVLASGNYDIVSLQEVWSDSDYQYLRQRVENVLPFCHYFYSGVVGSGLAILSRYPIVSAFFHAWSVNGYMHRIQHGDWFGGKGVGMAKISVNDQLVHVYVAHLHAEYNRQCDDYMAHRVIQAHDTAQFIESTRGQSVLQVLAGDLNTEPGDLAYRVLVTCSKLKDSYDRKAIGSAIGTNECHTNSYTDPTAAKQQPNGKRIDYVMYRIGDNFEGRLLEHRLPLPGRVPGQSFSYSDHEAVYAKLILKKSSSTSTIQNLIACNSSKEESCDRLSREESQRDAVLALRESVAICNESLKQLESHRRSYTLMAIGVIIVLINLLELQAPYGLKIAFLVLKFLLCAVIIFFVVMATIWNVMEKHGILAGKLSMEIALRGYSLDGSAGHGAAVSEK; encoded by the exons ATGGCGATGGAGCTAAGCATTTTAACGCTCAACATTTG GGGCATACCGTACGTGTCCAAGGATCGGGAGGTGCGCGTGAAAGCTATCGGGGATGTACTGGCCAGCGGTAACTACGATATCGTTTCGCTGCAGGAAGTCTGGTCCGATAGTGACTATCAGTATTTGAGACAGCGGGTGGAAAATGTGCTTCCCTTTTGCCACTATTTCTACAG CGGTGTCGTCGGTTCAGGGTTAGCGATTCTCTCGCGCTACCCGATTGTGTCGGCTTTCTTCCACGCCTGGTCAGTGAATGGCTACATGCATCGCATCCAGCACGGCGACTGGTTCGGTGGGAAAGGGGTCGGCATGGCAAAGATCTCCGTAAACGATCAGCTGGTGCATGTGTACGTTGCTCAT CTTCACGCGGAATACAACCGACAGTGTGACGACTACATGGCGCATCGCGTAATACAAGCGCACGATACGGCACAGTTCATCGAAAGCACACGCGGCCAGTCGGTGCTGCAGGTACTGGCCGGCGATCTGAACACAGAACCGGGCGATCTTGCTTACCGGGTGCTGGTGACATGCTCCAAGCTGAAGGATTCGTACGACCGCAAAGCGATCGGGAGTGCTATTGGCACGAACGAATGCCACACCAACAGCTACACCGATCCGACGGCAGCCAAGCAACAGCCCAATGGGAAACGGATCGACTATGTAATGTACCGGATAGGGGACAACTTCGAAGGACGACTGTTGGAGCATCGCCTACCGCTACCGGGACGTGTCCCGGGGCAATCGTTCAGCTACTCCGACCACGAGGCGGTGTACGCCAAGCTGATTCTCAAAAAAAGTTCTTCCACGTCCACCATCCAAAATCTGATCgcctgcaacagcagcaaggagGAAAGCTGTGATCGGCTGTCGCGGGAAGAATCGCAACGGGATGCGGTGCTGGCGCTGCGCGAAAGTGTGGCCATCTGTAACGAAAGCCTCAAGCAGCTAGAGTCACACCGCCGCAGCTACACACTGATGGCGATCGGGGTGATCATTGTGCTGATCAACCTGCTCGAACTGCAGGCACCGTACGGGCTGAAGATCGCCTTTTTGGTGCTGAAATTCTTGCTCTGCGCCGTCATCATATTCTTCGTCGTAATGGCCACCATCTGGAACGTGATGGAAAAGCACGGCATACTGGCGGGCAAGCTGTCGATGGAAATCGCCCTGCGAGGGTACAGCCTCGATGGGTCGGCCGGGCACGGTGCGGCGGTGAgcgaaaaatga
- the LOC118513799 gene encoding putative neutral sphingomyelinase isoform X2, with protein sequence MCFPFATISTGSGVVGSGLAILSRYPIVSAFFHAWSVNGYMHRIQHGDWFGGKGVGMAKISVNDQLVHVYVAHLHAEYNRQCDDYMAHRVIQAHDTAQFIESTRGQSVLQVLAGDLNTEPGDLAYRVLVTCSKLKDSYDRKAIGSAIGTNECHTNSYTDPTAAKQQPNGKRIDYVMYRIGDNFEGRLLEHRLPLPGRVPGQSFSYSDHEAVYAKLILKKSSSTSTIQNLIACNSSKEESCDRLSREESQRDAVLALRESVAICNESLKQLESHRRSYTLMAIGVIIVLINLLELQAPYGLKIAFLVLKFLLCAVIIFFVVMATIWNVMEKHGILAGKLSMEIALRGYSLDGSAGHGAAVSEK encoded by the exons ATGTGCTTCCCTTTTGCCACTATTTCTACAGGTAG CGGTGTCGTCGGTTCAGGGTTAGCGATTCTCTCGCGCTACCCGATTGTGTCGGCTTTCTTCCACGCCTGGTCAGTGAATGGCTACATGCATCGCATCCAGCACGGCGACTGGTTCGGTGGGAAAGGGGTCGGCATGGCAAAGATCTCCGTAAACGATCAGCTGGTGCATGTGTACGTTGCTCAT CTTCACGCGGAATACAACCGACAGTGTGACGACTACATGGCGCATCGCGTAATACAAGCGCACGATACGGCACAGTTCATCGAAAGCACACGCGGCCAGTCGGTGCTGCAGGTACTGGCCGGCGATCTGAACACAGAACCGGGCGATCTTGCTTACCGGGTGCTGGTGACATGCTCCAAGCTGAAGGATTCGTACGACCGCAAAGCGATCGGGAGTGCTATTGGCACGAACGAATGCCACACCAACAGCTACACCGATCCGACGGCAGCCAAGCAACAGCCCAATGGGAAACGGATCGACTATGTAATGTACCGGATAGGGGACAACTTCGAAGGACGACTGTTGGAGCATCGCCTACCGCTACCGGGACGTGTCCCGGGGCAATCGTTCAGCTACTCCGACCACGAGGCGGTGTACGCCAAGCTGATTCTCAAAAAAAGTTCTTCCACGTCCACCATCCAAAATCTGATCgcctgcaacagcagcaaggagGAAAGCTGTGATCGGCTGTCGCGGGAAGAATCGCAACGGGATGCGGTGCTGGCGCTGCGCGAAAGTGTGGCCATCTGTAACGAAAGCCTCAAGCAGCTAGAGTCACACCGCCGCAGCTACACACTGATGGCGATCGGGGTGATCATTGTGCTGATCAACCTGCTCGAACTGCAGGCACCGTACGGGCTGAAGATCGCCTTTTTGGTGCTGAAATTCTTGCTCTGCGCCGTCATCATATTCTTCGTCGTAATGGCCACCATCTGGAACGTGATGGAAAAGCACGGCATACTGGCGGGCAAGCTGTCGATGGAAATCGCCCTGCGAGGGTACAGCCTCGATGGGTCGGCCGGGCACGGTGCGGCGGTGAgcgaaaaatga
- the LOC118513801 gene encoding ejaculatory bulb-specific protein 3-like, whose amino-acid sequence MKLFVAIAFALLAVVVAQDQYTTKYDGIDLDEILKSDRLFNNYFKCLMDEGRCTPDGNELKKILPEALQTNCAKCSEKQRAGAIRVINYVIENRKEQWDALQKKYDPENLYIEKYREEAKKEGINLE is encoded by the coding sequence ATGAAACTGTTCGTCGCCATCGCTTTCGCCCTGCTGGCTGTCGTCGTCGCCCAGGACCAGTACACCACCAAGTACGACGGTATCGATCTGGACGAGATCCTGAAGTCGGACCGTCTGTTCAACAACTACTTCAAGTGCCTGATGGATGAGGGCCGCTGCaccccggacggtaacgagcTGAAGAAGATCCTGCCGGAAGCGCTCCAAACCAACTGTGCCAAGTGCAGTGAGAAGCAGCGTGCTGGTGCGATCCGTGTGATCAACTACGTGATCGAGAACCGCAAGGAGCAGTGGGATGCCCTGCAGAAGAAGTACGATCCGGAGAACCTGTACATCGAGAAGTACCGTGAGGAGGCCAAGAAGGAGGGCATCAACCTGGAATAA